A region of Cellulophaga sp. RHA19 DNA encodes the following proteins:
- a CDS encoding YjjG family noncanonical pyrimidine nucleotidase, protein MYKDLVTDVFFDLDHTLWDFEKNSALTFTKILEDNKIGVKVEDFLKAYVPINHQYWKLFREEKISKADLRFQRLQTTFKTINYNATDNEINLLAEEYINHLSSHNHLFPNAIEILEHLKPNYKLHIITNGFQEVQNKKIRNSNLDRFFDVIIDSEMAGVKKPDPYIFELALKKANVSAEQSLMIGDSLEADILGAKSVGLHALHFNTHQEEIHNHCSIINSLDEIKMYL, encoded by the coding sequence ATGTATAAAGACCTTGTCACCGATGTTTTTTTTGATTTAGACCATACATTATGGGATTTTGAAAAAAACTCTGCCCTTACGTTTACCAAAATATTAGAAGATAATAAAATTGGCGTAAAAGTTGAAGATTTTTTAAAAGCCTACGTGCCTATAAATCATCAATATTGGAAGTTATTTAGAGAAGAAAAAATATCTAAGGCCGACTTACGTTTTCAACGTTTGCAAACCACTTTTAAAACCATAAATTATAATGCAACAGATAATGAAATTAATTTGTTAGCAGAAGAATATATAAATCATTTATCATCTCATAACCACTTATTTCCTAATGCTATAGAGATATTAGAACACTTAAAACCAAATTATAAGTTGCATATTATAACTAATGGTTTCCAAGAAGTACAGAATAAAAAAATTAGAAACTCAAATTTAGATCGTTTTTTTGATGTGATAATAGATTCTGAAATGGCTGGTGTTAAAAAGCCAGATCCCTATATTTTTGAACTTGCTTTAAAAAAAGCTAACGTATCAGCAGAACAATCTTTAATGATTGGCGACAGTTTAGAGGCAGATATTTTAGGAGCTAAATCTGTGGGTTTACACGCATTACATTTTAATACGCATCAAGAGGAAATACACAATCATTGTAGTATAATTAACTCTTTAGATGAAATAAAAATGTATTTGTAG
- a CDS encoding replication-associated recombination protein A, producing the protein MNEPLAERVRPKTLSEYVSQTHLVGDNGTLTHQIKRGILPSLILWGPPGTGKTTLANIIANEIDRPFYTLSAISSGVKDVREVIEKAKKGGGLFTTKNPILFIDEIHRFSKSQQDSLLAAVEKGWVTLIGATTENPSFEVIPALLSRCQVYILKPFDKHDLVALLERAVRQDTQLQKKNIELKETEALLRLSGGDGRKLLNIFELVINSENTEDVIITDELVLSKVQKNTVLYDKTGEQHYDIVSAFIKSIRGSDPNGAVYWLARMIEGGEDVKFIARRMLIAASEDIGNANPTALVMANTTFQAVSTIGYPEARIILSQCAIYLATSAKSNASYAAIGKAQQVVKQTGDLSVPLALRNAPTKLMKDIGYGKDYQYAHNYENNFVAAEFLPDELSGSSFYIPGNNNRERTIKEFLKNRWKDKYEL; encoded by the coding sequence ATGAATGAGCCTTTAGCAGAAAGAGTAAGACCTAAAACATTATCTGAATATGTGAGTCAGACCCATTTAGTTGGAGATAATGGCACACTAACGCACCAAATTAAAAGAGGTATTTTACCTTCTTTAATTCTTTGGGGACCTCCTGGTACTGGTAAAACAACATTAGCCAATATTATTGCTAATGAAATAGATAGGCCATTTTATACTTTAAGTGCTATTAGCAGCGGAGTTAAAGATGTTAGAGAGGTTATAGAAAAAGCAAAAAAAGGCGGTGGTTTATTCACTACAAAAAATCCTATTTTATTTATTGATGAAATTCATAGGTTTAGTAAATCCCAGCAAGATTCATTACTAGCTGCTGTAGAGAAAGGTTGGGTTACATTAATTGGAGCCACTACAGAGAATCCTAGTTTTGAGGTAATTCCTGCCCTTTTAAGTAGATGCCAAGTTTATATTTTAAAACCTTTTGATAAGCACGATTTAGTTGCTTTGTTAGAGCGAGCAGTAAGACAAGACACTCAGCTACAAAAGAAAAACATAGAGCTAAAAGAAACCGAGGCTCTACTTAGACTATCTGGTGGAGATGGCAGAAAATTATTAAATATTTTTGAACTAGTCATAAACTCAGAAAACACAGAAGATGTTATAATTACTGATGAATTAGTACTTAGCAAAGTGCAAAAAAATACTGTTTTATACGACAAAACAGGTGAGCAACACTATGATATTGTATCTGCTTTTATAAAATCTATTCGTGGTAGTGACCCAAATGGTGCTGTGTATTGGTTGGCACGTATGATTGAAGGTGGTGAGGATGTAAAATTTATTGCTCGTAGAATGCTTATTGCTGCATCTGAAGATATAGGCAATGCCAACCCAACTGCTTTAGTAATGGCAAATACTACTTTCCAAGCTGTTAGCACTATTGGCTACCCAGAGGCAAGAATAATTCTAAGTCAATGTGCAATTTACCTAGCTACGTCTGCAAAAAGCAATGCTAGCTATGCCGCTATAGGCAAAGCACAACAAGTTGTTAAACAAACTGGAGATTTATCTGTACCGCTTGCTTTACGTAATGCTCCTACTAAGCTTATGAAAGATATTGGATACGGTAAAGACTACCAATATGCTCACAATTATGAAAATAACTTTGTAGCAGCAGAGTTTTTACCAGATGAATTATCTGGTTCATCTTTTTATATTCCTGGTAATAACAACAGAGAAAGAACTATTAAAGAATTCTTAAAAAATAGATGGAAAGATAAATACGAACTTTAG
- a CDS encoding rhomboid family intramembrane serine protease — MTDNNYFKFSNSVLLVPIIAVLSIWTVYWVELQFKINFNNFGVYPRTLSGLKGILFSPFIHGSLKHLYSNTLPLVVLSAALVYFYKPVAFKVLFYGTLLSGLITWLIGRPSYHIGASGVIYLLASFIFFKGVFAKHYRLIALSLLVVFVYGSMLWYILPIKEGVSWEGHLGGFITGLFFAYFLKADIPKPQKYAWEEDNYNEEADEFLRHFDENGNFVEFKPDDDPELDTTSSSPINITYHFKKKTEE; from the coding sequence ATGACAGACAATAATTACTTTAAATTTTCTAATTCAGTGCTATTAGTGCCAATAATAGCTGTATTAAGTATTTGGACAGTCTATTGGGTAGAGCTACAGTTTAAAATAAATTTTAACAATTTTGGAGTGTATCCAAGAACGTTAAGCGGGCTTAAAGGTATATTGTTTAGTCCGTTTATACACGGCTCATTAAAACATCTATATAGCAATACTTTACCGTTAGTAGTGTTAAGTGCTGCATTGGTTTATTTTTACAAGCCAGTTGCGTTTAAAGTTCTTTTTTATGGCACGCTATTGTCTGGCTTAATTACCTGGTTAATTGGTAGACCATCTTACCATATTGGTGCAAGTGGTGTTATTTATTTACTTGCTAGTTTTATATTTTTTAAAGGTGTTTTTGCTAAGCATTACCGGTTAATTGCACTTTCTTTACTTGTAGTATTTGTATATGGTAGTATGCTATGGTATATACTCCCTATAAAAGAAGGTGTTTCATGGGAAGGTCATTTAGGCGGATTTATTACGGGATTATTTTTTGCATACTTTTTAAAAGCAGATATTCCTAAACCCCAAAAGTATGCTTGGGAAGAGGATAACTACAATGAAGAAGCAGACGAATTTCTACGTCATTTTGATGAGAATGGTAATTTTGTAGAATTTAAACCAGATGATGATCCAGAATTAGACACTACAAGTTCAAGTCCAATCAATATTACGTATCACTTTAAAAAGAAAACAGAAGAGTAG
- a CDS encoding SusC/RagA family TonB-linked outer membrane protein has translation MKTKQRGILTLLLAFIVHLTFAQQKTISGTVTDQDGIPLPGVNILVKGTTTGTQTDFDGKYTISASNGQVLLFTYLGQTPTSRTVDNQNMINVKMTEDAEALQEVVVTALGISREKKSLGYSTQTVSGDDIAETRSSNALNAMSGKVAGVQVSNNSGSLGGSTRIVLRGPSSITQENRPLMVVDGIPLDNSNYNSNATQSGGGGRDFGDAGFDINPDDIETMNILKGGAAAALYGSRASNGVILITTKSGKKGKAQITINSGVTFDKVNILPKVQNLYGGGAGDASTIGQVGFGTTTINGTEYSVVDYGTDESWGPRYEGQQVLHWDAFDPEFSNDYLQTRPWVAPKNDKDSFWNTGITYNNGVSFSQGTEKSTVRLSANKTSTHGIVPNSELNKSSVNFNATSQLTEKLKVDALVNLTITDGFNRPASGYTGSGVVQQMYQFGQTSLDFERLKNYKREDGTQRSWNRVSAEDGSPRYSDNPYWTLYENTSEDKRTRWYGNIGATYNFTDELYVVAKIYADTYDFRINDRRAVGSQSPAFYSEADRDFQEVNYEARLHFDKKFMDDKISVNSFIGTNRRDNEFHRLSAATSGGLVVPGLYNISNSSDPAQATEFDSYKRVNSVYGSVSLGYDNFAYLTVVGRSDWSSTLPENDNSFFYPGVNGSIVFSNLIKADWLSFGKIRGGYAEVGSDTDPYQLATTFVADIPFLGDVPFSTNGVSQNPNLRPELKQTYEVGLEMAFLKNRISFDLTYYNEETSDLITPVTVDPSTGYNSTFTNAGVLRNRGIEALVNITPIQTEDFSWDFTWNFSKNNNELLEIIDGVESLQIASFPFNSVSINAVVGESYGVIRGTNFVFDDQGNKVVNANGSYAETQNVENLGSILPDYNMGFKNTLRYKNLSLGFLVDVQKGGKYRSLTNIWGNYSGILEQTATNNKREVGTVLEGVTGTITYDANGDYVVTNTSPNTQVISAQQEGTDYFFGADAANVFNADYIKLREVSLSYKLPSSLLKNTGITAVNISAFGRNLGVWGLDNENFDPEVATSGSGNIQGSEGGSLPSTKSYGLNLQLKF, from the coding sequence ATGAAAACAAAACAAAGAGGAATCTTAACGCTACTCTTAGCGTTTATTGTGCACTTAACTTTTGCACAACAAAAAACGATTTCTGGTACGGTTACCGATCAAGATGGTATACCATTACCAGGCGTAAACATCCTTGTAAAAGGAACAACTACAGGTACTCAAACAGATTTTGATGGGAAATACACAATTTCTGCATCTAACGGACAAGTACTTTTATTTACCTATTTAGGTCAAACACCTACTTCTCGTACGGTTGATAACCAAAATATGATTAATGTAAAAATGACTGAGGATGCAGAAGCCTTACAAGAAGTTGTGGTAACAGCTTTGGGCATTTCTAGAGAAAAAAAATCTCTGGGTTACTCTACACAAACAGTTAGCGGTGATGATATCGCAGAAACAAGAAGCTCAAATGCACTTAACGCAATGTCTGGGAAAGTAGCAGGCGTTCAAGTATCTAACAATTCAGGAAGTTTAGGAGGATCAACAAGAATTGTTTTAAGAGGACCTAGTTCTATTACTCAAGAAAACAGACCTTTAATGGTTGTTGATGGCATCCCATTAGATAATTCAAATTATAATAGCAACGCTACTCAGTCAGGTGGTGGCGGACGTGATTTTGGTGATGCTGGTTTTGACATCAATCCAGATGACATTGAGACTATGAATATACTTAAAGGTGGTGCTGCGGCAGCACTTTACGGATCAAGAGCAAGTAACGGTGTTATCTTAATTACTACAAAATCTGGAAAAAAAGGAAAAGCACAGATAACAATAAATTCAGGTGTTACATTTGACAAAGTTAATATTTTACCAAAAGTGCAAAACCTATATGGTGGCGGTGCTGGTGATGCTAGCACTATTGGTCAAGTTGGTTTTGGTACAACTACAATTAATGGTACAGAGTATAGTGTTGTTGATTATGGCACAGATGAATCATGGGGACCTAGATATGAAGGTCAACAAGTTTTACATTGGGATGCTTTTGACCCTGAATTTAGTAATGATTATTTACAAACTAGACCATGGGTGGCTCCTAAAAATGATAAAGATTCATTTTGGAATACTGGGATCACTTATAATAATGGTGTATCCTTTTCACAAGGTACAGAAAAATCTACGGTACGTTTAAGTGCTAATAAAACAAGTACACACGGTATTGTACCTAATTCTGAATTAAATAAAAGCTCTGTTAATTTTAATGCTACAAGTCAATTAACTGAAAAGTTAAAAGTAGATGCTCTTGTAAACTTAACAATAACTGATGGGTTTAACAGACCTGCCTCTGGCTACACTGGTTCTGGTGTGGTTCAACAGATGTATCAGTTTGGACAGACTTCTCTAGATTTTGAACGTTTAAAAAATTATAAGAGAGAAGATGGAACTCAACGTAGTTGGAATAGAGTTTCTGCAGAAGATGGAAGCCCTAGATACTCTGATAATCCTTACTGGACATTATATGAAAATACATCAGAAGATAAACGTACACGTTGGTATGGTAATATAGGTGCAACATATAATTTTACAGATGAGTTATATGTAGTAGCTAAAATATATGCAGATACTTATGACTTTAGAATAAATGATCGTAGAGCAGTTGGATCTCAATCACCAGCATTCTATTCTGAAGCGGATAGAGATTTTCAAGAAGTAAATTACGAGGCTAGACTACACTTTGACAAAAAATTTATGGATGACAAAATTAGTGTCAACTCATTTATAGGTACAAACCGAAGAGATAATGAATTTCATAGATTATCTGCAGCTACATCTGGAGGCTTAGTTGTTCCAGGTTTATATAATATCAGTAATTCATCAGATCCAGCTCAAGCTACAGAATTTGATTCTTACAAAAGAGTCAATAGTGTTTACGGATCTGTTTCTTTAGGTTATGACAACTTTGCTTATTTAACTGTAGTTGGTCGTAGTGATTGGTCTTCAACACTTCCTGAAAATGACAACTCTTTCTTTTACCCAGGTGTAAACGGTAGTATTGTTTTCTCTAATTTAATTAAAGCTGATTGGCTATCATTTGGTAAGATACGTGGTGGTTATGCAGAAGTAGGTAGTGATACTGATCCATATCAATTAGCTACAACATTTGTAGCAGATATTCCTTTTTTAGGAGATGTACCTTTTAGTACAAATGGTGTCAGTCAAAACCCAAATTTACGACCAGAATTAAAGCAAACTTATGAAGTAGGTTTAGAAATGGCATTTTTAAAAAATCGTATTAGTTTTGACCTTACTTATTATAACGAAGAAACTAGTGATTTAATTACTCCAGTAACCGTTGATCCTTCAACAGGTTATAACTCTACATTTACAAATGCAGGTGTATTAAGAAATAGAGGTATTGAAGCTTTAGTTAATATAACTCCTATTCAAACAGAAGATTTTTCTTGGGATTTTACATGGAATTTTTCAAAAAACAACAACGAGTTATTAGAGATAATTGACGGTGTTGAGTCATTGCAAATTGCTTCATTCCCATTTAACTCAGTGTCAATTAATGCAGTTGTAGGGGAATCTTATGGTGTTATTAGAGGTACTAATTTTGTCTTTGACGACCAGGGTAATAAAGTTGTAAATGCTAATGGTAGTTATGCAGAAACTCAAAATGTAGAAAATTTAGGATCTATACTTCCAGATTACAATATGGGTTTCAAGAATACATTAAGGTATAAAAATCTTAGTTTAGGATTTTTAGTTGATGTACAAAAGGGTGGTAAATACAGATCTTTAACAAATATATGGGGTAACTACTCAGGTATTCTTGAACAAACTGCAACTAACAACAAAAGAGAAGTGGGAACCGTTTTAGAAGGCGTAACAGGTACTATCACGTATGACGCTAATGGTGACTATGTTGTTACAAATACCTCTCCTAATACTCAAGTAATATCTGCACAACAAGAAGGTACAGATTATTTCTTTGGAGCAGATGCTGCTAACGTATTTAATGCAGATTATATAAAGTTAAGAGAAGTTAGTTTAAGTTATAAATTACCTTCATCATTATTAAAAAACACAGGTATTACAGCTGTAAACATATCTGCTTTTGGAAGAAACTTAGGTGTTTGGGGACTAGATAATGAAAACTTTGACCCAGAAGTAGCTACTTCTGGAAGTGGAAACATCCAGGGTTCTGAAGGTGGATCACTTCCTTCAACTAAAAGCTATGGATTAAACTTACAATTAAAATTCTAA
- a CDS encoding DUF5723 family protein, with protein MINRYVMLLFFACTFYGFAQNKQIMYDFKEVPQAMLLNPGIETGLNMYVGVPLLSGISFQAGSSGASVNDFFANDGLDINDKIRERALYGMKPTDDLSGTYQVEILNVGFRSKKNPDNFYSFGIYNEGDAIGYWFKDYAILGFEGNADRLNQRFDLSHLKTRGEMVNVFHFGINKRIDNRLIVGVRGKLYSSIFSFKSTKNKGYFVTTPGENNLLASTLVADMQLQTSGLNSIKDANDDGTGVGSVLTKRGLLGGDLGVGVDLGFTYQLNRNTTVTASILDLGFIMHSTDVRNYTLKGQATVEGVEVILPEDLIGTGRDFWQELVDEVDGLIPYEENQDSYISFRPTKLYGSIRYNFGEQNRSMQDCDCKAGGSRGSLGYPNAVGGQLYVINRPRGPQVAVTGFYQRNFGKTLSLKTTYTIDKYSATNIGFGANLNLGPVNLYAMADNLVGYKNLAASQYASFQLGINVISWR; from the coding sequence ATGATAAATAGGTATGTAATGTTACTATTTTTTGCGTGCACTTTTTATGGCTTTGCGCAGAATAAACAAATAATGTACGATTTTAAAGAAGTGCCACAAGCAATGCTTTTAAATCCTGGTATAGAAACAGGTTTAAATATGTATGTTGGCGTTCCTTTATTGTCTGGTATATCTTTTCAGGCAGGTTCTAGTGGAGCATCTGTAAACGATTTTTTTGCAAATGATGGTTTAGATATTAACGATAAAATTAGAGAACGTGCCTTGTATGGTATGAAACCAACAGACGATCTTAGTGGTACATACCAAGTAGAAATACTAAATGTAGGATTTAGAAGTAAAAAAAATCCAGACAATTTTTACTCTTTTGGTATTTACAATGAAGGTGATGCTATAGGTTATTGGTTTAAAGATTATGCTATTTTAGGTTTTGAGGGTAATGCAGACAGACTTAACCAAAGGTTTGATTTGTCTCATCTAAAAACAAGAGGGGAAATGGTAAACGTTTTCCATTTTGGTATAAATAAACGTATAGATAATAGGCTAATAGTTGGTGTAAGAGGTAAATTGTACTCTAGTATTTTTTCATTTAAGTCAACAAAAAATAAAGGGTATTTTGTGACAACGCCAGGAGAAAATAACTTGTTAGCTTCTACATTGGTAGCAGATATGCAGCTGCAAACATCTGGTTTAAATAGTATAAAAGATGCTAATGATGACGGTACAGGTGTTGGTAGTGTTTTAACTAAAAGAGGCCTGTTAGGAGGCGATTTAGGAGTGGGTGTAGATTTAGGTTTTACATACCAACTAAACAGAAATACAACAGTAACTGCTAGTATTTTAGATCTAGGATTTATAATGCACTCTACAGATGTTAGAAATTACACTTTAAAAGGGCAAGCAACCGTAGAAGGTGTAGAGGTAATTTTACCTGAAGACTTAATAGGTACAGGTAGAGATTTTTGGCAAGAATTGGTAGATGAGGTGGATGGTTTAATTCCTTATGAAGAGAATCAGGATTCATATATAAGTTTTAGGCCAACCAAACTTTACGGTTCCATACGTTATAATTTTGGAGAACAGAATAGAAGTATGCAAGATTGTGACTGTAAAGCTGGTGGTAGTAGAGGTAGTTTAGGTTACCCTAACGCTGTTGGCGGACAATTGTATGTAATTAACAGACCACGCGGACCACAAGTAGCAGTAACAGGATTTTATCAAAGAAATTTTGGAAAAACACTTAGCTTAAAAACTACTTATACAATTGATAAATATTCAGCAACAAATATTGGTTTTGGAGCAAATTTAAATCTAGGCCCTGTAAATTTATATGCAATGGCAGATAATTTAGTTGGTTACAAAAATTTAGCAGCTTCACAATACGCATCTTTTCAGTTAGGAATTAATGTTATATCTTGGCGCTAA
- a CDS encoding SusD/RagB family nutrient-binding outer membrane lipoprotein, whose product MKNKLILLLAIVLAITFNSCDQDLAEINENPNNPEVVPTSNIFASATKQFTDFSRDAFNEGRLTLPWVQYWGQTAYADEDRYLYRESSAESIYRNTYLVATDFKAILDQNTNEETRGLAAAYGDNDNQIAASRIMLSYMFYELTNFFGDVPYYSYGSDNASFEGLNLDLTATPVFASQEDIYIDILKELRESADMINEGSVVFNSGDNIFGGDASKWKKFANSLILRVATTIKGVDNATYESAFDAAIASGVMTSNDDTAAQSYDTADANSSPLWGSFIDRTDFAVAAPFIDLLKGERGNFNPDPRLFKMAVPISEGIEEVKKGTAVVTEDYDDYIGIPYAFRNTNFLRNIAYSYPSSNVLKPDYKEVLMEYAEVEFLISERNGWSQTNYENGVTASMEKWGVDATDISTFVSSLPPANQANVLNQKYIALYMQAHQAYTEYRRTGFPNTLIQANEVVTLPQIQIDEQNTDEPLSSYTFEPGPVDPSVDDLPFRLRYPQVLQTLNGENRNTAAQGLSNGDLITSKLFWDVN is encoded by the coding sequence ATGAAAAATAAACTTATACTATTATTAGCAATTGTATTGGCAATTACTTTTAATTCCTGTGACCAAGATTTAGCAGAAATTAATGAGAATCCAAACAACCCAGAGGTAGTACCCACTAGTAATATTTTTGCTAGTGCTACTAAACAATTTACAGATTTCTCAAGAGACGCATTTAACGAAGGGAGATTAACTCTTCCTTGGGTTCAATACTGGGGACAAACTGCTTATGCTGATGAAGACAGATATTTATATCGTGAATCTTCCGCAGAATCTATATACCGTAACACTTATTTAGTTGCTACAGATTTTAAAGCTATATTGGATCAAAATACAAACGAAGAAACAAGAGGTCTTGCTGCCGCATACGGAGATAATGACAACCAAATTGCCGCTTCTCGTATTATGCTTTCTTATATGTTTTACGAATTAACAAACTTTTTTGGGGATGTTCCTTACTATTCTTATGGTTCAGACAACGCTAGTTTTGAAGGTTTAAACTTAGATTTAACCGCCACTCCTGTTTTTGCTTCTCAAGAAGACATTTATATTGACATTCTTAAAGAATTAAGAGAGTCCGCAGATATGATTAACGAAGGCTCCGTAGTATTTAATAGTGGAGATAATATTTTTGGAGGAGACGCTTCTAAATGGAAAAAATTTGCAAACTCATTGATATTAAGAGTTGCTACAACTATAAAAGGTGTAGATAATGCAACATATGAGTCGGCTTTTGATGCTGCTATCGCAAGTGGTGTTATGACTTCTAACGATGATACTGCTGCACAATCTTACGATACTGCTGATGCAAATTCTTCTCCTTTATGGGGTTCTTTCATAGATAGAACTGATTTTGCTGTTGCCGCACCATTTATAGATTTATTAAAAGGAGAAAGAGGAAATTTCAATCCAGATCCACGTTTATTTAAAATGGCTGTCCCAATTTCAGAAGGAATAGAGGAAGTTAAAAAAGGTACTGCAGTGGTAACAGAAGATTATGATGATTATATAGGTATTCCTTATGCTTTTAGAAACACTAATTTCTTAAGGAACATAGCTTACTCTTACCCTAGCAGTAATGTTTTAAAACCAGATTACAAAGAGGTTTTAATGGAATACGCAGAAGTAGAATTTTTAATTTCGGAACGTAATGGTTGGTCACAAACTAACTATGAAAATGGGGTTACAGCAAGTATGGAAAAATGGGGAGTAGATGCTACAGATATATCTACTTTTGTATCTAGCTTACCTCCAGCTAACCAAGCAAACGTTCTTAATCAAAAATATATAGCTTTGTATATGCAAGCTCACCAAGCTTACACAGAATACAGAAGAACTGGTTTTCCTAATACTTTAATTCAAGCAAATGAAGTAGTTACATTACCACAGATTCAGATTGACGAACAAAATACTGATGAACCTTTAAGTAGTTATACTTTTGAACCTGGACCAGTAGATCCTTCAGTAGATGATTTACCTTTTCGTTTGAGATACCCACAAGTACTTCAAACTTTAAATGGTGAAAATAGAAATACTGCTGCTCAAGGACTTTCAAATGGCGATTTAATTACAAGCAAATTATTCTGGGATGTTAACTAA
- the rlmB gene encoding 23S rRNA (guanosine(2251)-2'-O)-methyltransferase RlmB yields the protein MEKTTQIYGIRAIIEAINANEALDKIFVQKGLKGDLFRELENLARKKGISISYVPVEKLNRLTRNNHQGVVANISPITFHNFEELVEAIIEKKENPLFLLLDQLSDVRNFGAIIRTAECTGVDGIIIQKKGAAPVTADTIKTSAGAAFKVPIAKVNHIKDAVHYLQASGVKIIAASEKTENTIYDVSFKEASAIIMGSEDVGISPSILKAADHTAKLPLLGEIESLNVSVACGVFLYEAVRQRLG from the coding sequence ATGGAAAAAACTACCCAAATTTATGGTATTAGAGCAATTATAGAAGCTATAAATGCTAATGAAGCTCTAGATAAAATTTTTGTTCAAAAAGGATTAAAAGGAGATCTTTTTAGAGAACTTGAAAATTTAGCCAGAAAAAAAGGAATTAGTATTTCTTATGTACCTGTTGAAAAACTAAACAGACTAACAAGAAATAACCACCAAGGTGTAGTTGCTAACATATCTCCTATTACGTTTCATAATTTTGAAGAATTGGTAGAAGCTATAATTGAAAAAAAAGAAAACCCTCTTTTTTTACTGCTAGACCAACTGTCTGATGTACGTAACTTTGGTGCAATCATAAGAACTGCAGAATGTACTGGTGTAGATGGTATCATTATTCAGAAAAAAGGTGCTGCTCCTGTAACTGCAGATACCATAAAAACTTCTGCCGGTGCTGCTTTTAAAGTGCCAATTGCAAAAGTTAACCATATTAAAGACGCTGTACATTATCTACAAGCTTCTGGAGTTAAAATTATTGCTGCATCAGAAAAAACAGAAAATACAATTTACGATGTTTCTTTTAAAGAAGCTTCTGCAATAATTATGGGTTCTGAAGATGTAGGTATATCTCCATCAATATTAAAAGCCGCAGACCATACTGCCAAATTACCTTTATTAGGAGAAATAGAATCTTTAAATGTTTCTGTTGCTTGTGGTGTGTTTTTATACGAAGCCGTAAGACAACGTTTAGGATAA